From Triticum aestivum cultivar Chinese Spring chromosome 4A, IWGSC CS RefSeq v2.1, whole genome shotgun sequence, a single genomic window includes:
- the LOC123087388 gene encoding protein ECERIFERUM 26-like has product MGSEAAAAAVHGHQLSTVVPSSVTEVGSYELADADLAFRLHYLRGVYYYSAGVTTMVLKEPMFAWLDAYYPLAGRVRRPADEADASRRPYVKCNDCGIRVVEAQCDRALDDLLRDDAVDRVKQLCYHDVLGPELSFSPLLFVQVTNFKCGGMALGFSWAHLMGDVASATTCFNRWAQILGGEKPVAVTMSPMKEPRERNRAPAAVAPRSVKPVGPIQEHWLVPAGVDMVCYSFHVTESMLERLRQQEPAAPGGVFELISALLWQTVAKIRATKEVKTVTVVKTDMAAWSGYSLANEQNVGYVEAGSPPASTDVSDLAALLAKDLVDETTTVVGFPWDVVIYGANLTFVDMEQVDLYGLEIKGQRPAHVEYGMDGVGQEGAVLVQPDASGHGRVVMVVLPNDDVQALRAELRNTPLLAR; this is encoded by the exons ATGGGTTcggaggcagcagcagcggcggtgCACGGGCACCAGTTGTCGACGGTGGTGCCGAGCTCGGTGACGGAGGTGGGCAGCTACGAGCTGGCGGACGCGGACCTGGCGTTCCGGCTGCACTACCTACGCGGGGTGTACTACTACTCCGCGGGGGTCACCACCATGGTGCTCAAGGAGCCCATGTTCGCCTGGCTCGACGCGTACTACCCTTTGGCCGGCCGCGTCCGCCGCCCCGCCGACGAAGCCGACGCCTCGCGCCGCCCATACGTCAAGTGCAACGACTGTGGCATCCGCGTCGTAGAGGCCCAGTGCGACCGCGCGCTCGACGACTTGCTCCGCGACGACGCCGTCGATCGCGTGAAGCAGCTTTGCTACCACGACGTGCTCGGCCCGGAGCTCTCCTTCTCCCCGCTGCTCTTCGTCCAG GTCACCAACTTCAAATGTGGAGGGATGGCGCTGGGGTTCAGCTGGGCGCACCTCATGGGCGACGTGGCATCGGCGACGACCTGCTTCAACCGCTGGGCACAGATACTCGGCGGCGAGAAGCCAGTCGCCGTCACCATGAGCCCCATGAAGGAGCCGCGAGAGAGAAACCGTGCGCCTGCCGCGGTCGCGCCGCGCTCGGTTAAGCCGGTCGGACCCATCCAAGAACACTGGCTGGTCCCCGCCGGCGTCGACATGGTGTGCTACTCTTTCCACGTCACCGAATCGATGCTCGAGAGGCTGCGGCAGCAGGAGCCAGCGGCTCCCGGCGGCGTCTTCGAGCTCATCTCGGCGCTCCTGTGGCAGACGGTGGCCAAGATCAGGGCCACCAAGGAGGTGAAGACGGTGACGGTGGTGAAGACCGACATGGCCGCCTGGAGCGGTTACTCCCTGGCCAACGAGCAAAATGTCGGGTACGTGGAGGCGGGCTCTCCACCGGCCAGCACGGACGTGTCGGATCTGGCTGCGCTGCTGGCCAAGGATCTGGTCGACGAGACCACCACGGTGGTCGGGTTCCCGTGGGACGTGGTCATCTACGGCGCGAACCTAACGTTCGTGGACATGGAGCAGGTGGACCTGTACGGGCTGGAGATCAAGGGGCAGAGGCCCGCGCACGTGGAGTACGGCATGGACGGCGTCGGCCAGGAGGGCGCCGTGCTGGTGCAGCCCGACGCCAGCGGGCATGGCCGCGTCGTCATGGTGGTGCTCCCCAATGATGACGTTCAGGCCCTCCGAGCTGAGCTCAGGAACACGCCCTTGCTGGCTCGCTGA